A window of Verrucomicrobiia bacterium genomic DNA:
CCTTCCGCTCGACCCAATCCGATTCGAGGCTTGAGAGGAGCGACTCCAGCTCCGAATCCGAATGGCGCACCGGCCGGCTTTCCATGGGTTGACAGGGGTTATTGCTGGCAAAGCCGCACGCCTTCCCGCCCGTGCGTCAGGCCCGAGCCATCGGGCAGGAACGGGAAGGGATTCCATGACCCGCCGGCTGCCCGTTGCCTACCATGCGTGCGCTGGGCATGCCATTCATTCTGCGAAACGGACGGTGTGATATCGGAGGGCCGAGCTCTGCAAGGCCTCAGGGGAGCGGAGCGATGGGATGGAGGACTCGCGGAGCTCATCCCTCCGATTCGCTGCCTCCTCACCCACACCTCGGAGATGCCCGTGGCTTTCAGGGCTTCACCCAGGCGGCGTAGCCTTCGCGGAAGCTGGGATAACGCGGCTGCCAGCCGAGTTCGCGTCGGAGTCGGACGGTGTCGATCCGGCGGTTGGCGGTGCCGCGGGCCGAGCGGGCGGCACTGGCGGCGCTGCGATTCGGGAGGAATTCCGGGCCGAGACGTTCTGCCAGCCAGGCTTCGAACGCCTCCGCCCGGACAGGGGTGAGATCGGAGACGTTGTAGAGGCTGCCGGGGACGCCGCGTGCGGCGACGAGGAGGATCGCCTCCACCAGGTCGTCACGGTGGACCATGTTCAGCCAGCGTTGCGGATCGCCGGAGGGCCAGGGCGCGCCCCGGCGGAGCATCTCGACGCGGTTGCGGCCGGGTCCGTAGATGCCGGAGATGCGGAGGATCCGGGCGGGGAACCCTTCGGTGGCGGCCTGACGGAGGACACCTTCGGATTCGAGGAGGATGCGGGCGGTGGCGGATTCAGGGGTGGTGGGGGAGTCCTCGGTGACCCATGAGCCGTCGGTCTGGGCGTAGA
This region includes:
- a CDS encoding SDR family oxidoreductase; the protein is MRILLAGCGYLGLALGARLATEGHHVTGLRRSPDADSVLRKAGIEPWIADFTQAASLASRTPDWDWVVHCGAPDAGDPDAYRATYLEGSRQLLAWLRPRPPSAYVFTGSTAVYAQTDGSWVTEDSPTTPESATARILLESEGVLRQAATEGFPARILRISGIYGPGRNRVEMLRRGAPWPSGDPQRWLNMVHRDDLVEAILLVAARGVPGSLYNVSDLTPVRAEAFEAWLAERLGPEFLPNRSAASAARSARGTANRRIDTVRLRRELGWQPRYPSFREGYAAWVKP